The genome window CCGACGAATCGCCGCTACAACGTCGACCCACTCACACATTTTGCCGAGCACGGCATCGATCTCCTGCTCAATCTCTCAGCCAGCCCTTGGCATGAAGGAAAGAACGAAGCCCGTGAACCTCTCCTTCAATTTGCAGCGGATCGTTGCAACTGCACCGCAGTTTACTGCAACGCTGTCGGCGGCAATGACGAACTCATCTTCGATGGCGGCAGCCTCGTCGCACACCCAGTGCGCGGACTCATCGCCGGCCTAGCAGCGTTTCGTGACGAAAACCGCATGATCGATATCGATGCACCTGCCTCATTCGTCGTATCCGAGCACTTCAACCTCAAAGGCAACGCAGCCACCCATGATGCACTCGTGCTCGGCCTGCGCGACTACGCCCAGAAGAGCGGCTTTAAGAAGGCACTCATCGGACTTAGCGGTGGTATTGACTCCGCCGTAGTCGCCGTCCTTGCAGCCGAAGCCTTCGGCCCTGAAAACGTGATCGGCATCGCCCTGCCCTCCGCGATTTCAAGCCAACACAGCCGCGACGACGCAGCCGCACTGGCAAAAAACCTAGGCATCCAATATCACGAAGTCGCGATCGCAGACACCGTCAGCGCCGCCGAAGTCGCCCTCAGCCCACTTTTTGAAGGCCTACCCGCTGATGTCACCGAAGAAAACATCCAAGCCCGTGCCCGTGGCGTGCTACTGATGGCAATGTCCAACAAGTTTGGCGCATTGCTACTCACCACAGGTAATAAGAGCGAAATTTCCGTCGGTTACTGCACACTGTATGGCGACATGTGTGGCGGACTCGCCGTGATCTCCGACTTGCCAAAGATGAAGGTTTACGCACTCGCACGCCACATGAACTTGGAGCGCGAAGTCATCCCAGTGAACACGATCGACAAGGCTCCATCGGCCGAATTGCGCCCCGATCAGAAAGATGAAGACTCACTGCCTCCATATCCAGTGCTCGACGGCATCCTGCGACTCTACGTCGAAGAAGGTCTCTCCCGCGCGGAAATCGTCGAACGCGGCTACAAAAAAGACGTCGTCGATGACATCGTGCGCAAGGTTGATCTGAATGAATACAAGCGCAAGCAAGCCGCACCAGGGCTCAAGACAACACCACTTGCCTTCGGCGTCGGCCGCCGCATCCCTATTGTTCAAAAATACATCGGCTAGGCGCGATGCTTGAACGTCGAACATCGAACGCTCAACCTTGAACGTCGAATTATTTAACTAATTTTAAAATCACCTCAACGTATTCAACGTTGGACGTTCGATGTTGAGCGTTCGACGTTCCATTTTTTCAAAAATGACCTCTTCTAACGATCTCTTCGAACGCGCAAAGCAACTCATCCCTGGTGGAGTCAATTCGCCAGTGCGCGCATTCCGCTCTGTCGGCGGCACTCCTTTTTTCACCGAGCGCGCCGACGGCGCTCACCTCTACACCGCAGACGGCAAAGACCTGATCGACTTCGTTTGCACTTGGGGCCCTGCCGTCCACGGGCACAACGATCCTGACATTCGTGCGGCAATCAGCCAGGCGCTGGAGAAAGGCACCAGCTTTGGCACACCGAACCCTTACGAAGTGGAAATGGCGGAGCTCATCGTCGAGATGGTGCCGTCCGTTGAAAAAGTGCGCATGTGTAATAGCGGCACCGAAGCCACTATGTCCGCAATTCGCTTGGCACGTGGCTATACCAAGCGCGATAAGATCATAAAATTCGCGGGCTGCTACCATGGCCATGTGGATTCGCTCTTGGTCAAAGCAGGATCCGGAGCATTGACACTTGGCAACCCAGACAGCGCCGGCATCCCAGCCAGCTTCGCGGCCGAAACCATTGTCGTCGAATATAACGATGCTGACGCAATCCGTGCAGCCTTCCAAAACCATAAGAACGAAATCGCAGCGCTGATTGTCGAGCCATTCCCTGCGAACTGTGGCTTCATACTCCCCGACAAAGGCTACCTAGCATTGCTGCGTGACCTTTGCTATGAAAGTGACACCGTGCTCATTTTTGACGAAGTCATGACAGGTTTCCGCCTCGCAGCCGGTGGCGTGCAAGAGCGCGTATCGATCACGCCCGACCTCACCTGCATGGGTAAAATCATCGGTGGCGGACTGCCCGTCGGAGCCTTTGGCGGTAAAGCCGAGATCATGGATCAGCTCGCCCCTCTCGGCCCAGTCTATCAAGCAGGCACATTGAGCGGCAATCCACTGGCAATGGCAGCCGGCATCGCCGCGCTTAAAAAGCTGAAGACCGACAACCCGTATCCAGCGTTCGAAAAGATGGGCACTACGATTCGCAATGCATTGATCAATGCCGCGATTGAAAAAGGCATGCCACTGCAAGTGCCACAAGTCGGCTCCATGTTTGGCATATTCTTTAGCGAGTATCCAGTTCGCAACTACAACGACGCGATCAGCAGCGACACGCAGCAATTTAACAAGCTCTTCCATTACGCGATGGATCACGGCGTCTATCTACCGCCATCAGCCTACGAGACTTGTTTCATCTGCACTGCCCACAATGGCAGCGACATCGAACGCGCAGCCGAAGTGCTCGCCGCTGGCATCAAAGCAATCTAGCGAAACAGAGCACCATGCACAGCTCAGTTCAGAAACTACTGACTCGACTGTGCTACCTTTTAATCGTGGCGCTGGTTTTTTCCTACACACGAAAAGACCAGCTGCCCGATTACACTTCGATTGATCAGCGACTGCTGCAGGCTCCCTTACAGCAGTCGATCG of Lentimonas sp. CC4 contains these proteins:
- a CDS encoding NAD+ synthase, encoding MKIGIAQINTTVGDLAGNKTLILNAYQALVAEGSELIVFPELAVCGYPPRDLLFKSRFVSDIEATLKSIAAEIGSVPAVIGTVEARPVAAAGRPFYNAAAWCENGAVQTMARKCLLPSYDVFDEDRYFEPAVSPVIHEWNGKRIGLTICEDIWTAPSVPTNRRYNVDPLTHFAEHGIDLLLNLSASPWHEGKNEAREPLLQFAADRCNCTAVYCNAVGGNDELIFDGGSLVAHPVRGLIAGLAAFRDENRMIDIDAPASFVVSEHFNLKGNAATHDALVLGLRDYAQKSGFKKALIGLSGGIDSAVVAVLAAEAFGPENVIGIALPSAISSQHSRDDAAALAKNLGIQYHEVAIADTVSAAEVALSPLFEGLPADVTEENIQARARGVLLMAMSNKFGALLLTTGNKSEISVGYCTLYGDMCGGLAVISDLPKMKVYALARHMNLEREVIPVNTIDKAPSAELRPDQKDEDSLPPYPVLDGILRLYVEEGLSRAEIVERGYKKDVVDDIVRKVDLNEYKRKQAAPGLKTTPLAFGVGRRIPIVQKYIG
- the hemL gene encoding glutamate-1-semialdehyde 2,1-aminomutase encodes the protein MTSSNDLFERAKQLIPGGVNSPVRAFRSVGGTPFFTERADGAHLYTADGKDLIDFVCTWGPAVHGHNDPDIRAAISQALEKGTSFGTPNPYEVEMAELIVEMVPSVEKVRMCNSGTEATMSAIRLARGYTKRDKIIKFAGCYHGHVDSLLVKAGSGALTLGNPDSAGIPASFAAETIVVEYNDADAIRAAFQNHKNEIAALIVEPFPANCGFILPDKGYLALLRDLCYESDTVLIFDEVMTGFRLAAGGVQERVSITPDLTCMGKIIGGGLPVGAFGGKAEIMDQLAPLGPVYQAGTLSGNPLAMAAGIAALKKLKTDNPYPAFEKMGTTIRNALINAAIEKGMPLQVPQVGSMFGIFFSEYPVRNYNDAISSDTQQFNKLFHYAMDHGVYLPPSAYETCFICTAHNGSDIERAAEVLAAGIKAI